The following DNA comes from Papaver somniferum cultivar HN1 chromosome 4, ASM357369v1, whole genome shotgun sequence.
gtgaagaagcaatgagctacaacgacaacaatcatccttccacttgaggttagtgatatttgaattgaactatttcatttcctaacgtatctttcaagtcgtgcatattgaaaacataactgcgaagcatatttaaactctaaatagacatagtattaaggaatacaatacgaggtttattgcttaaccattaaactttgtagataagacatcgccataatcatttgaatgctattgtgattatgtatgggtatgaggtgaggctttcatcttagggaacaatgtttacatgtgttctaaggaagtaagttcataaacttgtttttgaacaaaaaggaaattgccaggtgttatcggttttgctattcattgcacatcttatgaacaaccaatatgtgtgatagagtataaccgctcacaacttgttgtgttcttcgTAGAACTATTCACGAAGGCCTGacatttgtattggtataacttttattagtaaaaccaagcTTAATtaatcacatgtggtatgatcggattatgtctgccttggggaaatggaaccgatccttgtaagggaaatggaaccgatcctagtaagggaaagggaaccgatccttgtaaggggtgcagtacatcaaggggaaccgattcttgtatggggtgcagcaaggtttatagtagaaaggggaaccgatcctatgaacatgtgcaacacatataagttagataccatatatatgtggggaaccgatcctagtacctagtcaaccgaatctttgaaagctagtgtgactatgcgtagtactcacatggaggtagaaccgaaacttattttggtaaaaCTGTAAATCCATGATTGTGGTTGAATGATGgttttatcaatcacatagttcttgaaagtcatatgaaccaattctaaacttgtttggaagtgtggcaaatcggtttcaaggttgtaagtgtgaaagagaacttacaaagtaaagatgtcgacaaactttgaacacgtgctatgaatgtttatttctataattgttcaaaaatattccttaacggctaagggaagagaatctcaggatcgaaacataagtaagttaagaatcttttaattaaggttattaatttcattttgtagagaaaaccgaatctgtgatttataaatatcttgagaatattttcggttttggaaattccatggtgtccaaacttccttgtctataaatacacgaagttttcctttctagcaaactaatccttcgtaacaacagatttgctcttttgttgttgttactggtgtagccgcctatcggagaggagagtaatctaattaggtaaaatctcttacgaccgctcagtttaaagtcttctttgggattggaaacctctagcgcgacccgttggtgggaaactaaataattgtggtttatttttgttttcgattgatttgattgactaacggtggttgaaatctgattgcacctagtttgtttattcttgagaatcttctcttctgatataagattcactcaaactagtttagagtttcgacagggatctttagactgttgctagttctaaagacgatcttgtgataatccattgctaacagactctgttctgtgcgtgactgatcacaagagattcaagtgattgtgtgcaggtttttttattgaagatttaagaagatttgaagagaaagaagatattgaagatctgacttggattttataatctttggtgtgcacaatacttgtttcggtaaaagaggatccaattaataattggcttatccttgtggtagattgtattgattaattgagtagatcggaatcaacaaggttcttcggattaaaggtgttgttggcttaatcttaaacgattaccttagagtgattgaacataagatagatctagacccgacgaaggagtttatgttaagataaacggaatagcctttgtacgactcatatcacttggttgaatagagttgataccaaacaaatttcttgttcctttactgtttggaatacgaaccaaagggattgttccaagtacgtgacttattcataagtcggaggcgtgggaatacagacgagactaagtgaactatagggttagttacttggtctcaactatacgaagttaggtgtaattttgtgtagcggcttaatcctgagggtattcaattctggactaggtcccggggtttttctgcatttgcggtttcctcgttaacaatatcttgttgtgtcatttacttttattttccgcattataattgttttattataattaaattaaatcacacaaacgttaattcctatttacttgataagcaatcatattgtgtttggttaagtctgaacctttgtatcaagtaaacgtacttcgttgttgtattgtctcgatcttgtatccataaacgatcacatgaagtgtgaaccgattagttgtattgtcttgactcattccatagacaatcactttcatagaaaggacttataggtaggaaaagttttagcatgaggtatatttggttaccctcgccttttcaaatctCATATCATGGTCAAGCAAGAAGCAACCTACTGTGGCTAGATCTTCTACTGAAGCTGAGTTTCGCAGTTTAGCTAATTCTGTTGCAGAGGTAATTTGGGTATGCAAACTTCTCATTGATCTTCATGTATTTCTCCATGTGACTCCATCATTGCTGTGTGACAACAAAAGTGCTATCTCCTTTTCTTTTAATCCAGTGTTTTACACTAGAATGAAACATCTAGCTATAAATTATAATTTTGTCAGGGAATTAGTTCAGTCACATGACTTGAAGATTTCCTATATTTCAACTATTGATCAAGCTGCAAATGTTTTCACCAAAGTCTTagaagaaccaccttttgaactTCTCAGAGACAAGCTGAAGGTGCTTCCACAGTCTGCCCACATCATCTTGAGGGGGATAATAACACGTAACTCATTGACACTCTTTTTACATTCCTGTGAGCTGTCATTATGAGTTGTATGTCTTATGTGCTGTCAGTACTCTATTGGCTATCATCTCCTCTTCATTCATTGGTCCTGTATAAATATTTGTACCGGTTCCTTTAATGTGTAAGAATTGTTCTTCTCTTTTCTAGACAGAACTGTAATAATATTTCCACCATTAATTAGATCTCTGTAGTTCTACTACTGTCCTGTTTAAAGAAGtaacggtggtggtggtgaagattattttttatttcttgtagTCATCGGTGGAGGAGCCAGCGTCGGTCATGGACATGTTTGGCTAGATAGGTATGAACTTTGTACAGGATTTAATTTACGGTGGTGTTTTTTTGGTTGTGGTTCATGTGTAATATATTTAATAACCGCAGTCTGGTATGAGTTCAGAAATTATATACTGATTAGGTGCTAATTAATGAGTCGACTACCATTTATGTCCTTCTCGGATCCCTTTTGCTCTCCCTCTAATAAAACTCTGAAACCTTAAATACTTTACTGTTCATGACAACTCCATTGGTGGAAATGTTTCACTGATCTCTCTGATCAATGAACTTAACCTTCATACCCTAACACTAGACCCAAACAACCTAACCGTTGTTATAGACGACGACCAACATCTGTCTAAATTTCAACTACAGAAGCGGAGTCTGAAATCATGCAATCTAAAAAGGTTGATTCCCACTTTCATTTGTAACTTGACTCGTCTTGAAAAACTAGATTTATTAAGTAACAAATTGACTGGTGATATACCGTGTTCTTCACATTAAGATGAATAACCTCATCAAGTTAGATCTCTCGCAAAACAATACCACGTGTTCTTCACTTTAAGTATGACTGGTTCAATTTATCACACAATAACCTGCATGAGGCACTTCCCCTTCCACTTAAAAGTATCTCAACTTTTGATCTGTCGCATAATAACTTCACTGGTGATATCTTTATAGAGATCGGAGAGAGATTATCTAGAGCggcaaatatttatttatccGGTAATCAACTTTCttgttcaattcctttttctatGTGTTCCATTGAACTAGAATTCTCATCTGGTActattgatctctcgaacaacAAACTATCTGGGGGTATACCTACTAGTCTAGGGAATTGTAGTAGTCTTATGTCGCAAAATCTTGGAACCAACAATCTCACTGGAAGTGTTCCAAAGGAGCTTGGAGCAGTACCACTGTTGTGTCTTCTTTTAAATGACAACAAACTGGAGGgaacttttcttatttttgtcaTTCAATTTCAATACTTGGAAGTTCTAAACCTAGCTAATAACAACTTCGAAGGCGGTATTGCATTTGGTTCACTAATTTCCCTTAGAATCCTCTCTTTAAGGTCAAATAAATTCAATGGGTCAATTCCTGAAGAGATTATTCATTTCTCTAAACTGCAAATATTAGACTTGTCAAGAAACTATTTTAGTGGGCAACTCCCAAGGAAAATAGGGAGCTTGGAGATGCTAACAAGTAGACCTAATGGAACAATTCTGATTCCTTACAGTGGTGATGTGGAACTGGAGATAGTGATCAAAGGGATTACAATACAGATTGAGAAGTTATATGATTACAGTTCCGGAATTGATCTATCTTGCAATATTCTTGAAGGGAGCATCCCAGAAGAGATAAGTCTACTTAAAGGGCTTTCTATGCTTAATCTGTCACATAATGGCTTCTCTGGTAGAATCCCGAGGAGTGTCGGAAACTTGACAGGCTTAGACTCCTTGGATTTGAGTTTCAACAAATTGCTTGGACAAATACCAGAGTCTTTGGCATCACTAGATTCTCTTGGGGTGTTGAACTTGTCTCATAATAACTTGAGTGGAAGGATTCCAAGAGGACTTCACTTGGATACACTAAGTGGAGACTCGTAGATATTGTTGCAAGGTGAGCCGCAAGATGTCTGTTTGGCCGGTAATTGTTATCATAACTATCACTCAAATGTTGTAATGAAAATTTTCACCGTAACTGTATCTTCATTTTCTTGaattttgctagaaatgaaaattttcatgggatgtaTTTTAGACCAATTTGCTAACTGAAGGCCAGCTAATAAAAGGGTAAATACAACATCAACTTAAAGATCCATTGCATTTTGAGTCTGAATCAATGTCAATCAAATTATATAATGGTTGCTGAATTCACTTGTGACAGGTTTGAGTCTGTTTTCTCGACTCTGGAGGATGCTGTGAATGATGTTCCCAAAGCGGCCGCTGTGAACTACTTCATCTTGATCTTTGGGGTCCTAGTCCTGTTATTTCTATTTCAGGATTTAAATACTATATCAACATTGTGGATGGCTATTCTAAATTCTGCTGGATATTCCCTTTGTATGACAAGTCAGACTTCAAAAAGATCTTTTTTCAATTTAAACTTCAATTTGAAAATGAATTGCACTCTAGAGAATGATGCCGAACCCAAATGAATCTCGCAAAAATCATTCAGAGAGACAGAACTATCAGTTAAGTTTCCATCTAAGGTATCCGCAAAGAAGTATTATAACTAAGCAGTTGGTATTGAATTCTAGAAACAGTGTTAACTGGGTTTAGAAATTTATCCTGGAAGATGCAAGCACATTCAAGAATTCAGAACCATATTGTAGGTACTTCATATCAGAATTATCTGTCCACCACAGTTAAATATTGTCTCTGAATGATTTTTTCTCTGAAGTATTATAACAGTTAAGCTTCCTCCAGAGAGAAAGGTAGTTTGAGACTTCTACCTAACTGACATTCAGTACAAAGTAAAGGACTTTTGATTACATGATAAAGTTGAAGAGAACTGCAGACATGCTTCATGGTTTGAAAAGATGGGTGAGCCAGTCTCTTGTGCCACACTTCAGCAGATATGTtagttgttgttagagcatagctcgttcgacctcgcatgcgttgctatctcaagcatgtttgtcaatgttagtgatcaaaactatgagtcttgatttctagcctacatagctaagtctcggactaggatagaaaggtgtagttgagctcaagtacttcatggcgattcataatacaatgacgaagatctatacaaggaacaatggaactttatcaacaaaaaattatgtggagacttgaacttatctatcactcaaaagtctatctcttttatctcctacttcttatgagacaaaaatccgtatgctatatagactagatcatacacatttgatatttcgagccgagtatatctcgcctatctatatctcgaaatcatgtgttggcaacgcgtttctctttgatcaagtttatcttcacctagtgacgcaagtcatgaaaagtttcaatcactttgagaattgatctgacgtgaatcggtctgtgaataacggctacatagcgtcctatgagaatgtctcaatgattgaaatgagagtttaaattacataactatgtattccttgaaccgaagttttcgaactttgttgatcaagagaaatcagaaggattgtggaatttgcTTGCCaactccgcgaacccagtccgcagactcagtccgcgaactgtcggaagttctcgaccgagaatttctgctggattttccaaaactcgtttgtgtgcttagtccgcgaactggcggaagttctctttccgagaatttctgctgagtttggaaaactcaaccggtttacttaagtccgcgaacttatttgtgagcttaagaggttatgatctaaatatgtgctctgaacatgaaacattaaattactaaggaatgatttatgcaaaccgtggctataatgttcatgagccgatccaatcgaatcgaatcatctttttttcaattgtgtcttatgtagttatataagatctcatagcaatcatttgagtcaattgaactagttatggtgaagaagaacaaggttaatatgaaatgctcatatggttaacc
Coding sequences within:
- the LOC113272062 gene encoding receptor-like protein 33 gives rise to the protein MCSIELEFSSGTIDLSNNKLSGGIPTSLGNCSSLMSQNLGTNNLTGSVPKELGAVPLLCLLLNDNKLEGTFLIFVIQFQYLEVLNLANNNFEGGIAFGSLISLRILSLRSNKFNGSIPEEIIHFSKLQILDLSRNYFSGQLPRKIGSLEMLTSRPNGTILIPYSGDVELEIVIKGITIQIEKLYDYSSGIDLSCNILEGSIPEEISLLKGLSMLNLSHNGFSGRIPRSVGNLTGLDSLDLSFNKLLGQIPESLASLDSLGVLNLSHNNLSGRIPRGLHLDTLSGDS